The following proteins are encoded in a genomic region of Brachypodium distachyon strain Bd21 chromosome 1, Brachypodium_distachyon_v3.0, whole genome shotgun sequence:
- the LOC100830248 gene encoding 40S ribosomal protein S3a, with amino-acid sequence MAVGKNKRISKGRKGSKKKIVDPFTKKEWYDIKAPLLFSTRNVGKTLVSRTQGTKIASEGLKHRVFEVSLADLQADEDQAFRKIRLRAEDVQGRNVLTNFWGMDFTTDKLRSLVRKWQTLIEAHVDVKTTDNYMLRMFCIGFTKRRPNQVKRTCYAQSSQIRQIRRKMVEIMANQATSCDLKELVQKFIPEVIGKEIEKATSSIFPLQNVYVRKVKILKAPKFDLGKLMEVHGDYKEDVGMKVDRPADGDEAVPGAEEVAAAAE; translated from the exons atggccgTGGGGAAGAACAAGAGGATCTCCaaggggaggaaggggagcaagaagaagat CGTCGACCCGTTCACGAAGAAGGAGTGGTACGACATCAAGGCTCCGTTGCTGTTCAGCACGCGCAACGTAGGGAAAACACTCGTCTCAAGGACACAGGGCACAAAG ATTGCTTCTGAGGGTCTGAAGCACAGGGTTTTTGAGGTGTCCCTAGCCGATCTTCAGGCTGATGAGGATCAAGCTTTCAGGAAGATCAGACTCCGTGCGGAGGATGTGCAAGGGAGGAATGTCCTCACAAACTTCTGG GGCATGGATTTCACCACTGATAAGCTCAGATCGCTTGTGAGGAAATGGCAGACCCTCATCGAAGCTCATGTTGATGTTAAGACTACCGACAACTATATGCTGAGAATGTTCTGCATTGGTTTTACGAAGAGGCGGCCCAACCAAGTGAAGCGTACCTGCTATGCGCAGAGCTCTCAGATTCGACAG ATCCGCCGGAAGATGGTTGAGATTATGGCCAACCAGGCTACAAGCTGTGACCTTAAGGAACTTGTTCAAAAATTTATTCCGGAGGTGATTGGGAAGGAAATTGAGAAGGCGACATCCAGCATTTTCCCTCTGCAGAACGTGTATGTACGCAAGGTTAAGATATTGAAGGCACCGAAATTTGACCTTGGGAAACTCATGGAG GTTCACGGGGATTATAAAGAGGATGTTGGGATGAAGGTGGACAGACCTGCTGATGGAGATGAAGCTGTCCCTGGAGCGGAGGAGGTTGCTGCAGCTGCCGAGTAG
- the LOC100830865 gene encoding protein NPGR1 → MAAIMLCTCSGDQSKFEEMPRSPESLATRDFSANGSSRTGNREATPDDSQVNEVESDLRETLSLNYEEARALLGRLEYQRGNFEGALQVLQGIDIGSLKPRMTSAITESVKPKVSPRSSRRKTSQVNGMLMHMSMHSVSLLLEAILLKAKSLESLGRVTDAAEQCRIIIDIVESAWPCGVPEGASEECKLIDMFHSALEYLPNLWMRSGCFEEAIIAYRRALARPWNLDSQRSANLQKDLAVTLLYCGIEVKFPQEFNQQQNLVTPENNIEEAILLLFVLITKLASQEMKWDPDLVNHLLYALSLSGHCEILARHLEMLLPGTYSRSERWYILALCYSAAGMDDSALNIIRNGFRVLQRKGKPHIPSLLLGAKLCCKNPKHASEGIKFANEAMKSFRSHDIHLIGIVNHFLGVCYGPFARSSTSHSEKMRLQDDALRFLQDAAAMAKYNPDILYSLAWENAMQRKLNAAVESATKCLEMVTGSSVITWKLLILVLSAQQNLQEAEAVANIALDEAEKEDQMDILRLKAQIQASRGQFKSAVESLRILLAIIEAKKEVWKLTPYEKVKSIHKLEMEAWLDLASIYTKLEAWHDSNLCLHKAKSINFFSTKCWHVKGLILEAQSMHQDALAAFSFSLSIDPDYVPSMVCMAGILRNLGGKSLSIARTILRSAIRLEPTNHQAWLGLGLVLKSEGSLVEAVDCFQASYELLELSPIQDFSEQLPILLH, encoded by the exons ATGGCAGCGATCATGTTATGCACCTGCAGCGGGGACCAATCCAAGTTTGAAGAGATGCCCCGATCGCCAGAATCTCTTGCAACACGGGATTTCTCAGCAAATGGTTCTTCGAGAACAGGAAATCGAGAAGCAACGCCTGATGATAGCCAAGTAAATGAAGTGGAGTCAGACCTAAGAGAGACGCTCTCACTAAATTATGAG GAGGCCCGGGCATTGCTGGGTAGACTGGAATATCAGAGAGGAAATTTTGAAGGAGCCTTGCAAGTTCTTCAGGGAATTGATATAGGAAGCCTGAAACCAAGAATGACCAGCGCTATTACTGAAAGTGTCAAGCCTAAAGTTTCTCCTCGTTCTTCAAGAAGGAAAACCTCGCAAGTGAACGGAATGTTAATGCATATGTCCATGCATTCTGTAAGTTTGCTTCTGGAGGCCATATTGCTTAAAGCAAAATCCTTGGAAAGTCTTGGTAGAGTGACAG ATGCTGCAGAACAATGCAGAATCATCATAGACATTGTAGAATCTGCATGGCCTTGTGGTGTTCCAGAAGGTGCTTCCGAAGAGTGTAAGTTGATTGACATGTTCCACTCAGCTCTGGAATATCTTCCTAACCTATGGATGAGAAGCGGTTGTTTTGAGGAGGCCATAATTGCATATCGGAGAGCTCTTGCAAGGCCTTGGAATTTGGATTCTCAAAGGTCTGCCAACTTACAAAAAGACTTAGCAGTGACTCTGTTGTACTGTGGTATTGAAGTGAAGTTTCCTCAAGAGTTCAATCAACAACAAAACCTGGTAACCCCTGAGAACAACATCGAGGAAGCAATTTTGCTTTTGTTCGTACTTATAACAAAGTTAGCATCCCAAGAAATGAAGTGGGACCCTGACCTCGTAAACCATTTGTTGTATGCACTGTCATTATCTGGGCATTGTGAAATCTTGGCCAGGCATCTAGAAATGTTGTTGCCTGGAACCTATAGCCGATCAGAAAGATGGTATATTCTCGCGCTTTGCTACAGTGCAGCTGGAATGGATGATAGTGCCTTAAACATTATAAGGAATGGTTTCCGTGTGTTACAAAGGAAGGGAAAGCCTCATATTCCATCTCTTCTTTTAGGAGCCAAACTATGTTGTAAGAACCCAAAGCATGCTTCTGAAGGAATAAAATTTGCAAATGAGGCCATGAAGTCTTTCAGAAGTCATGATATACATCTCATCGGTATTGTAAACCATTTTCTTGGTGTTTGTTATGGACCTTTTGCTAGGTCCTCCACTTCTCACTCAGAAAAAATGAGATTGCAAGATGATGCACTGAGGTTCTTACAGGATGCTGCTGCAATGGCGAAGTATAATCCTGACATACTGTATAGCCTTGCTTGGGAAAATGCAATGCAGCGCAAACTAAATGCGGCTGTTGAAAGTGCAACCAAATGTCTTGAAATGGTGACAGGAAGTTCAGTTATTACCTGGAAGTTGTTGATTCTAGTGTTATCGGCGCAGCAGAATTTACAAGAAGCCGAAGCAGTAGCAAATATTGCACTAGATGAGGCTGAGAAAGAGGACCAAATGGATATTTTGAGGCTAAAAGCTCAAATTCAGGCCTCCCGTGGACAATTCAAGTCTGCAGTGGAATCTTTGAGGATTTTGCTTGCAATCATTGAAGCAAAGAAGGAAGTCTGGAAATTGACCCCTTATGAGAAG GTTAAATCAATACATAAGTTAGAGATGGAAGCATGGTTAGATTTGGCTTCAATATACACAAAGCTTGAAGCTTGGCATGACTCAAACCTATGTCTTCACAAAGCAAAATCAATCAATTTCTTTTCAACCAAGTGCTGGCATGTCAAAG GCCTTATATTGGAGGCTCAATCCATGCACCAAGATGCCCTTGCGGCATTCTCATTCTCCCTCTCCATCGATCCAGACTATGTCCCTAGCATGGTTTGTATGGCAGGGATTCTAAGAAATCTTGGAGGGAAATCGTTGTCCATTGCAAGAACTATCCTGCGCAGTGCCATCCGGTTAGAGCCGACAAACCATCAAGCCTGGCTGGGGCTTGGACTTGTCTTGAAATCTGAAGGATCACTGGTCGAGGCTGTGGACTGCTTCCAGGCATCATATGAGCTCCTAGAATTGTCGCCAATTCAGGACTTCTCGGAGCAACTCCCCATCTTGCTGCATTAG
- the LOC100829638 gene encoding ADP-ribosylation factor-like protein 8a encodes MGFWEAFLNWLRSLFFKQEMELSLIGLQNAGKTSLVNVIATGGFSEDMIPTVGFNMRKVTKGNVTIKLWDLGGQPRFRSMWERYCRAVSAIVYVVDAADRENMAIAKSELHDLLSKPSLGGIPLLVIGNKIDRPEAFPKQSFTEAMGLKAMTDREVACFMISCKNSTNIDSVIDWLVKHSKKKN; translated from the exons ATGGGGTTCTGGGAGGCCTTCCTCAACTGGCTCCGCAG CCTGTTTTTCAAGCAAGAGATGGAGCTTTCCTTGATTGGGCTCCAGAATGCTGGGAAAACTTCGCTCGTGAATGTCATTGCT ACAGGAGGTTTTAGCGAGGACATGATTCCTACTGTAGGATTCAATATGAGAAAGGTGACCAAAGGAAATGTCACAATAAAATTGTGGGATCTCGGAGGCCAGCCAAGATTCAGGAGCATGTGGGAGAGATACTGCCGTGCAGTTTCTGCAATTGT ATATGTTGTTGATGCAGCAGATCGGGAGAACATGGCTATTGCCAAAAGTGAGCTCCACGATCTTCTGAGCAAGCCATCGTTGGGTGGTATCCCGTTACTAGTCATTGGCAACAAAATAGATAGGCCGGAAGCCTTCCCTAAGCAAAGTTTCACAGAAGCGAT GGGCCTGAAGGCAATGACTGATCGAGAAGTGGCCTGCTTTATGATATCATGCAAGAACTCGACCAACATCGACTCTGTCATTGACTGGCTTGTGAAGcactcgaagaagaagaattga
- the LOC100830555 gene encoding uncharacterized protein LOC100830555, translated as MGNCQAAEAATVVIQHPGGGRTELAYWALPAGEVMSANPGHYVAAVITAPATTGASVAGGAAPAVKHLKLLRPDDTLLLGRVYRLVSFEEVLREFATKRHVKLSRVMVKAKEEEPAAAAAKKPTKPRRRRSSSGGGAAGVVPEESDRSLAKVMRRTDEEEEEEAAAAPKPVEADDGCDLDSLLPPGVALGRRMGRQWRPALQSIEEGRD; from the exons ATGGGTAACTgccaggcggcggaggcggcgactGTGGTGATCCAGcaccccggcggcggccgcacgGAGCTCGCGTACTGGGCGCTCCCCGCCGGCGAGGTCATGTCGGCCAATCCGGGCCACTACGTCGCCGCCGTCATCACCGCTCCAGCCACCACCGGCGCGTCCGTGGCAGGCGGTGCCGCCCCGGCCGTGAAGCACCTCAAGCTGCTCCGGCCCGACGACACGCTCCTGCTCGGCCGCGTCTACCGCCTCGTCAGCTTCGAAG aggtgctgcgcgAGTTCGCGACGAAGCGGCACGTGAAGCTGAGCCGCGTCATGGTgaaggccaaggaggaggagccagcggcggcggcggcgaagaagccAACCAagcctcggcgccggcgtagcagcagcggcggaggcgccgccggcgtcgtgCCCGAGGAATCCGACCGGTCGCTTGCAAAG GTCATGCGGCGgacggacgaggaggaggaggaggaggccgcggctGCACCGAAGCCCGTCGAAGCGGACGACGGCTGCGACCTGGACTCGCTGCTGCCGCCCGGCGTGGCGCTCGGCAGGCGGATGGGCCGGCAGTGGAGGCCCGCGCTGCAGAGCATCGAGGAAGGGCGGGACTGA
- the LOC100837847 gene encoding heptahelical transmembrane protein 4: MASTVTLLEKTTTAFRSDDVADKALGSPTMKHLLLGRSKGAGDTVDMAKRCCEHRHELVSYDALPEFLKHNEFILDYYRSEWPVKQALLSAFAVHNETINVWTHLIGFFVFLALTVCAATMVPTETSVSHSATSTALTHNSTGGNPMILTSSYTTVGAAVAMQAPPTRNASFLVEQELAAPSPSSGHIIHRVARWPFYAYLCGAMFCLLMSSACHLLSCHSEHASYVLLRLDYAGITGLIVTSFYPLVYYTFLCDPFPLSLYLGFITVSGAAAVAVSLLPVFESPGLRWARAALFACMGASGLVPIAHKLLVFGARPEAVQTTGYEMAMGGFYLAGVVVYGARVPERWMPGRFDLVGHSHQLFHALVIAGAYAHYHAGLVYLSWRDMEQC; encoded by the exons ATGGCTTCCACGGTGACACTGCTGGAGAAGACGACAACCGCCTTCAGGAGCGACGACGTCGCCGACAAAGCCCTCGGATCGCCAACGATGAAGCATCTTTTGCTGGGGAGAAGCAAGGGCGCCGGTGACACGGTCGACATGGCGAAGCGGTGCTGCGAGCACAGGCACGAGCTCGTCAGCTACGACGCGCTCCCGGAGTTCCTGAAGCACAACGAGTTCATCCTGGACTACTACCGGAGCGAGTGGCCCGTCAAGCAGGCGCTCCTCAGCGCCTTCGCCGTCCACAACGAGACCATCAACGTCTGGAC GCATTTGATCGGCTTCTTCGTGTTCCTCGCGCTCACCGTGTGCGCCGCCACGATGGTTCCCACGGAAACCAGCGTGTCCCACTCGGCGACATCCACGGCACTGACACACAACAGCACCGGCGGCAACCCCATGATCCTGACGAGCTCCTACACCACCGTCGGAGCGGCCGTCGCAATGCAAGCGCCGCCAACGCGCAACGCGTCCTTCCTCGTCGAACAGGAACTCGCGGCTCCTTCGCCATCCTCGGGCCACATTATTCACCGCGTGGCGCGGTGGCCGTTCTACGCGTACCTGTGCGGCGCCATGTTCTGCCTGCTGATGAGCAGCGCGTGCCACCTGCTATCATGCCACTCGGAGCACGCCTCCTACGTGCTGCTCCGCCTCGACTACGCGGGCATCACGGGCCTCATCGTCACATCCTTCTACCCGCTCGTCTACTACACCTTCCTCTGCGACCCGTTCCCGCTCTCCCTCTACCTCGGCTTCATCACggtctccggcgccgccgcggtcgCCGTCTCGCTGCTGCCGGTCTTCGAGTCCCCGGGCCTGCGGTGGGCGCGCGCAGCGCTGTTCGCGTGCATGGGCGCGTCGGGGCTCGTGCCCATCGCGCACAAGCTGCTCGTCTTCGGCGCGCGGCCAGAGGCGGTCCAAACGACCGGGTACGAGATGGCCATGGGGGGATTCTACCTGGCCGGCGTCGTGGTGTACGGCGCCAGGGTGCCCGAGAGGTGGATGCCGGGCCGGTTTGACCTTGTCGGGCATAGCCATCAGCTGTTCCACGCGCTCGTCATCGCCGGCGCCTACGCGCACTACCACGCCGGCCTGGTTTACTTGAGTTGGAGGGACATGGAACAGTGCTGA
- the LOC100829946 gene encoding surfeit locus protein 1: MAASLSRPLRLRLRGSGHRLLPSRPSSTHASKPPTPPAAAPPPPGTGKEASAWSKLFLFAPGAITFGLGTWQLFRRQEKIEMLDYRTQRLEMEPVAWNETVSSAALRDPSVLEFRKIVCEGDFDVEKSVFIGPRSRSISGVTENGYYVITPLIPRLTEPGSLQLPILVNRGWVPRGWRDTNMQNHQDLGETSEVKQADKKTDERSMWWKFWSKEPESSSEVQKPVKSVKPPVRVIGVIRGSEKPSIFVPANEPSNGQWFYVDVPMIAHECGLPENTVYIEDVNEDVSATNPYPLPKDVNALIHHSVMPDDHLKYTVTWYTLSAAVTYMASKRIKVKKVRL; the protein is encoded by the exons ATGGCGGCGTCGCTCTCCAGacccctccgcctccggctgCGGGGCAGCGgacaccgcctcctcccctcccggCCCTCCAGTACCCACGCATCCAAGCCGCCaactccgcccgccgccgcaccgccaCCCCCAG GAACAGGGAAGGAAGCGAGCGCATGGTCAAAGCTCTTCCTCTTCGCCCCCGGCGCCATCACATTCGGCCTCGGCACATGGCAGCTCTTCCGGAGGCAGGAGAAG ATAGAGATGCTGGATTACAGGACGCAAAGGCTGGAGATGGAACCCGTAGCGTGGAACGAGACCGTCTCGTCTGCCGCGTTGCGTGATCCGTCTGTGCTCGAGTTCCGGAAGATCGTGTGTGAGGGTGATTTCGATGTGGAGAAGTCGGTCTTCATCGGTCCTCGCTCAAGGAGCATCTCCGGTGTGACGGAAAATGGGTATTATGTGATCACTCCGTTGATACCTCGGCTGACTGAGCCTGGCAG TTTGCAGTTACCTATCCTTGTGAATAGAGGCTGGGTTCCTCGTGGCTGGCGTGATACAAACATGCAGAACCACCAGGACCTTGGTGAAACTTCAGAGGTGAAACAAGCCGATAAGAAGACAGATGAAAGAAGTATGTGGTGGAAGTTTTGGTCCAAGGAGCCTGAATCTTCTTCCGAG GTTCAAAAACCTGTAAAATCTGTAAAGCCTCCTGTAAGAGTTATTGGAGTAATCCGAGGAAGTGAGAAGCCCAGCATATTTGTTCCAGCTAATGAACCCAGTAATGGACAGTGGTTTTACGTGGATGTTCCCATGATTGCACATGAATGTGGCCTTCCTGAAAATACTGTTTATATAGAAGATGTGAATGAAGACGTTTCTGCAACTAATCCTTATCCTCTTCCGAAAGATGTAAATGCTTTGATCCATCACTCAGTGATGCCAGATGACCATCTGAAATACACCGTTACATG GTACACTCTTTCTGCTGCTGTGACTTACATGGCATCAAAGCGGATAAAGGTAAAGAAGGTGAGGTTATAG